The Pseudomonas parafulva genome window below encodes:
- a CDS encoding lipoprotein UxpA, protein MASSMGRREVMGWMGVGALAPLLGACSAFPGPRSREASVELLYVADTLDAREPSLPVVPATRLGPVSHLGRAPWMTGRQASSGHAELAPLLDADQAGQTPSGGYAVLAALLEQLRREAGDERCLTLENGQGWNGSGLAYLTQGESGVQGSRLLASDVRVSSDERVLWPQRCAALYRQSSAVTLGAGLAAEQASALGLAPLRIFQRGGARIAVVGVTDPYAQDQKASLKQWYQSLLPSFEQARREADLVIALADVGTGPGLWLAERIGQIDVMLCARGQDLWPAPVKVTQASGRQVPVLFAGCRASGVYRLQCRQQAGEWRFDARFIPTFFNQLNAAAQARAHQLRAALEQQRAGHAAWLDQPLARAPQALWRRDTRGGSWDRLLHQALADDSSMPVLLPGLRYDCPLGAGQAITREHLISLTGGYPAPVVEAPARQVEQVLENAAEQLFGDPLLLDNSQDLPRWQGQAWQVSYSPSGKRIAGLTTVQGLCRTFGLHFDAQAGEPLWQKVEAWLARQTPDWQLAPQQLPQMRYVQGHPGWHPRQDVA, encoded by the coding sequence ATGGCAAGCAGTATGGGCAGGCGCGAAGTCATGGGGTGGATGGGTGTCGGGGCCTTGGCACCTTTGCTCGGCGCCTGCTCGGCATTCCCAGGACCGCGCAGCCGTGAGGCTTCGGTGGAGCTGTTGTACGTCGCCGATACCCTCGATGCCCGCGAGCCAAGTCTGCCGGTGGTGCCGGCGACCCGCCTGGGGCCGGTCAGCCATCTGGGCCGCGCACCGTGGATGACCGGTCGCCAGGCCAGCAGCGGTCATGCCGAACTGGCGCCGTTGCTCGACGCCGATCAAGCCGGTCAGACCCCATCGGGCGGTTATGCGGTGCTTGCCGCGTTGCTGGAGCAACTGCGCCGCGAAGCCGGCGACGAGCGCTGCCTGACCCTGGAAAACGGCCAGGGCTGGAACGGCAGCGGCCTGGCCTATCTCACCCAGGGCGAAAGCGGCGTGCAGGGCAGTCGCCTGCTGGCCAGCGACGTGCGGGTGAGCAGCGATGAACGCGTGCTGTGGCCTCAACGCTGCGCGGCGCTGTATCGACAATCCTCGGCCGTGACCCTAGGTGCCGGCCTCGCGGCCGAGCAGGCCAGCGCACTGGGCCTGGCGCCGCTGCGGATCTTCCAGCGCGGCGGCGCACGGATTGCCGTGGTCGGCGTGACGGATCCCTACGCCCAGGATCAGAAAGCCTCGCTCAAACAGTGGTATCAATCGCTGCTGCCCAGCTTCGAGCAGGCCCGGCGCGAGGCGGATCTGGTGATTGCGCTGGCCGATGTCGGCACCGGCCCAGGTCTGTGGCTGGCCGAACGGATCGGTCAGATCGACGTGATGCTCTGCGCCCGTGGCCAGGACCTGTGGCCTGCCCCGGTGAAGGTGACGCAAGCGTCCGGCCGTCAGGTACCCGTGCTGTTCGCCGGGTGTCGCGCCAGCGGCGTCTACCGCCTGCAATGCCGGCAGCAGGCCGGCGAGTGGCGCTTCGACGCCCGCTTCATCCCCACCTTCTTCAACCAGTTGAATGCTGCCGCCCAGGCCCGGGCCCATCAGTTACGCGCCGCGCTCGAACAACAGCGCGCCGGTCACGCCGCCTGGCTCGACCAGCCGCTGGCCCGCGCGCCTCAAGCCCTGTGGCGGCGCGACACCCGCGGTGGCAGTTGGGACCGCCTGCTGCACCAGGCCCTGGCCGACGATTCGAGCATGCCGGTGCTGTTGCCCGGCTTGCGTTACGACTGTCCCCTGGGCGCCGGCCAGGCGATCACTCGCGAGCACCTGATCAGTCTCACCGGAGGTTACCCGGCGCCCGTGGTCGAGGCACCGGCGCGCCAGGTGGAACAGGTGCTGGAAAACGCCGCCGAGCAGTTGTTCGGCGACCCGCTGCTCTTGGACAACAGCCAGGATCTGCCGCGTTGGCAGGGGCAGGCCTGGCAGGTCAGCTACAGCCCTTCGGGCAAACGCATCGCCGGGCTGACGACGGTGCAGGGCCTGTGCCGCACCTTCGGCCTGCATTTCGACGCCCAGGCCGGCGAGCCGCTGTGGCAGAAGGTCGAGGCCTGGCTGGCGCGGCAGACGCCGGACTGGCAGTTGGCACCGCAGCAGTTGCCGCAGATGCGCTATGTCCAGGGCCACCCGGGCTGGCACCCCCGTCAGGACGTCGCGTGA
- a CDS encoding MFS transporter — protein sequence MKPLLYITPLRALLFGLTLALFELLTYLASDAVMPAMPVVVDHLQASPEFIPHALNLYLLGGVLLQWLIGPLADRYGRRPLLLGGCIFFGIACLATFWVQDIGLFNLLRLLQGIGLGFVVTVSYPALNEAFSEADAVRMMALLANIALLSPLLGPLVGTLLLQWLDWRWLFVAFAVGALLCWGLLYRLMPETLGVERRDGSRLAFTPIHLLPLLAGYGQLLKNRQFVAGSAALGLVGLPLIGWIGLSPVLLIHDEGLSTLDYALWQLPVFGGLILGNLIINRIADRYPLPALVRGALWPYLAGLGLLVLATWLRPTVISVVAGMSLYALGLGVANAVLYRMTLFASEQSKGLVSAMLGMITIALLGLGGALLAMIGAGASLLHFALAAGIAGALAIWPLWFIVGGRGGEGVVAG from the coding sequence ATGAAACCACTGCTGTACATCACCCCTCTGCGCGCGCTGCTCTTCGGCCTCACCCTGGCGCTGTTCGAGTTGCTCACCTACCTGGCCAGCGACGCCGTGATGCCGGCCATGCCGGTGGTGGTCGACCACCTGCAGGCCAGTCCCGAGTTCATTCCCCATGCGCTGAACCTCTACCTGCTCGGCGGCGTGCTGCTGCAATGGCTGATCGGACCCTTGGCCGACCGCTATGGCCGTCGCCCGCTGCTGCTGGGTGGCTGCATTTTCTTCGGCATTGCCTGCCTGGCGACCTTCTGGGTCCAGGACATTGGTCTGTTCAACCTGCTGCGCCTGCTGCAGGGCATCGGCCTGGGCTTCGTGGTGACGGTGAGCTATCCGGCGCTGAACGAAGCCTTCAGCGAGGCGGACGCGGTGCGGATGATGGCGCTGCTGGCCAACATCGCCCTGCTATCGCCGTTGCTCGGACCGCTGGTCGGCACCTTGCTGCTGCAATGGCTGGACTGGCGCTGGCTGTTCGTGGCCTTCGCCGTCGGTGCCTTGCTGTGCTGGGGATTGTTGTACCGGCTGATGCCCGAAACCTTGGGCGTGGAACGTCGCGATGGCTCGCGCCTGGCGTTCACGCCGATCCATCTGCTGCCGCTGCTGGCCGGCTACGGGCAACTGCTGAAGAACCGTCAGTTCGTTGCTGGCAGCGCGGCATTGGGTCTGGTGGGGCTGCCACTGATTGGCTGGATCGGCTTGTCGCCGGTGCTGCTGATCCATGACGAAGGGCTGAGCACTCTGGATTACGCCCTGTGGCAATTGCCAGTGTTCGGCGGGTTGATCCTGGGCAATCTGATCATCAACCGGATTGCCGACCGTTACCCGCTACCCGCATTGGTGCGCGGTGCGCTGTGGCCTTACCTGGCGGGTCTGGGGTTGCTGGTGCTGGCGACCTGGCTACGACCGACGGTGATCAGCGTAGTGGCCGGCATGTCGCTGTACGCATTAGGCCTGGGTGTGGCCAACGCGGTGCTGTACCGCATGACGCTGTTTGCCAGCGAGCAGAGCAAGGGGCTGGTCTCGGCCATGCTGGGCATGATCACCATCGCCCTGCTGGGGCTCGGCGGCGCGTTGCTGGCGATGATCGGCGCCGGCGCCAGCTTGCTGCACTTCGCGCTGGCGGCGGGGATCGCCGGTGCACTGGCGATCTGGCCGCTGTGGTTCATCGTTGGCGGGCGGGGCGGGGAAGGGGTCGTCGCGGGTTGA
- a CDS encoding YajQ family cyclic di-GMP-binding protein, giving the protein MPSFDVVSELDKHEVKNAVDNAIKDLDRRYDLKGKGTFEFKDKDQTILLTAEEEFQLEAMLEILRLALVKRKIDVKCLETQDPYASGKEKKQEAKFREGIDKDLAKKIVATIKDAKLKVQAAIQGEQVRITGKKRDDLQEAIALLRTKEFEMPLQYNNFRD; this is encoded by the coding sequence ATGCCGTCGTTCGACGTGGTATCGGAACTGGACAAGCACGAAGTGAAGAACGCGGTCGACAACGCTATCAAGGATCTGGACCGCCGCTACGACCTCAAGGGCAAGGGCACCTTCGAGTTCAAGGACAAAGATCAGACCATACTGCTGACTGCTGAGGAGGAGTTCCAGCTCGAGGCCATGCTGGAGATCCTCCGCTTGGCACTGGTCAAGCGCAAGATCGACGTGAAGTGCCTGGAAACCCAAGACCCCTACGCCTCCGGTAAGGAGAAGAAGCAGGAAGCCAAGTTCCGCGAGGGCATCGACAAGGACCTGGCGAAAAAGATCGTCGCCACCATCAAGGATGCCAAGCTCAAGGTCCAGGCCGCCATCCAGGGCGAGCAGGTGCGCATCACCGGCAAGAAGCGTGACGACCTGCAGGAAGCCATTGCCCTGCTGCGCACCAAGGAATTCGAGATGCCGTTGCAGTACAACAACTTCCGCGATTGA
- a CDS encoding co-chaperone GroES produces the protein MKLRPLHDRVVIRRSEEESKTAGGIVLPGSAAEKPNRGEVVAVGTGRVLDNGEVRALAVKVGDKVVFGPYSGSNTVKVDGEDLLVMAENEILAVIEG, from the coding sequence ATGAAGCTTCGTCCTCTGCATGACCGCGTCGTCATCCGTCGCAGCGAAGAAGAATCGAAAACCGCTGGCGGTATCGTCCTGCCAGGTTCGGCCGCTGAAAAACCCAACCGTGGCGAAGTCGTCGCCGTTGGCACCGGTCGTGTCCTGGATAACGGCGAAGTGCGCGCGCTGGCCGTGAAAGTGGGTGACAAAGTGGTTTTCGGCCCGTACTCGGGCAGCAACACCGTGAAAGTCGATGGCGAAGACCTGCTGGTCATGGCCGAGAACGAAATCCTGGCCGTCATCGAAGGCTGA
- a CDS encoding DUF481 domain-containing protein, with amino-acid sequence MYSRALLCLFAASLSAPVLADTVWMKNGDRLTGKIKVFDGGKLLLQTPYGGNIALDWKQIKTLESDQELLVKQDAETGEKAKSLKPAESGKVILANGEAPKTVELASIEQIMKPRPLVEDFMWKGNVDLALDYKRAEKNTDDYDIDFKTTARHGRWRHTAEGEYNRETKDDVTTTNNWSAEYALDRFLTEKWFWQGRLEYKRDMIEDLARQRTVGTGPGYQFWDNELGAFSLGTLINRTDYEYSDGGKDNFYSAAVKWDYNRYLIGKKVEFFTNGELGKPIGSVADYSLDAEMGLRYKVTDWASLNLKAEKDLIRGTRDSDLDKTRYTAGFGVAW; translated from the coding sequence ATGTATTCTAGAGCCCTGCTGTGCCTCTTCGCCGCTTCCCTTTCAGCGCCCGTCCTGGCCGATACCGTTTGGATGAAAAACGGTGACCGCCTGACCGGCAAGATCAAGGTCTTCGATGGCGGCAAATTGCTACTGCAGACGCCTTATGGCGGCAACATTGCCTTGGACTGGAAGCAGATCAAGACCCTGGAAAGCGACCAGGAGTTGCTGGTCAAGCAGGATGCCGAGACCGGCGAGAAAGCCAAGTCGCTCAAGCCTGCCGAGTCCGGCAAGGTGATCCTGGCCAACGGCGAGGCGCCCAAGACCGTCGAGCTCGCCAGCATCGAGCAGATCATGAAGCCGCGCCCGCTGGTGGAAGACTTCATGTGGAAGGGCAACGTCGACCTGGCGCTGGACTACAAGCGCGCCGAGAAGAACACCGACGACTACGACATCGACTTCAAGACCACCGCCCGTCACGGCCGCTGGCGGCACACCGCCGAAGGCGAGTACAACCGCGAAACCAAGGACGACGTCACCACCACCAACAACTGGAGCGCCGAGTACGCGCTGGACCGCTTCCTCACCGAGAAGTGGTTCTGGCAGGGTCGACTGGAGTACAAGCGCGACATGATCGAAGACTTGGCGCGCCAGCGCACGGTCGGTACCGGCCCGGGCTATCAGTTCTGGGACAACGAACTGGGCGCCTTCTCGCTCGGAACGCTGATCAACCGCACCGACTACGAGTACAGCGACGGCGGCAAGGACAACTTCTATTCCGCCGCCGTGAAGTGGGACTACAACCGCTACCTGATCGGCAAGAAGGTCGAGTTCTTCACCAACGGCGAGCTTGGCAAGCCGATCGGTTCGGTGGCCGATTACTCGCTGGATGCCGAAATGGGCCTGCGCTACAAGGTCACCGATTGGGCCTCCCTCAACCTCAAGGCCGAGAAAGACTTGATCCGCGGCACCCGCGACAGCGACCTGGACAAGACCCGCTACACCGCAGGCTTCGGCGTCGCCTGGTAA
- a CDS encoding HugZ family protein translates to MSTHAIRPARELLLKEYRGVLSTLSKSMPGFPFGSVVPYCLDEQGRPLLLISRIAQHTHNLQQDPKCSLLVGEREAEDVQAVGRLTVMAEARKLVESAAIEAAADRYYRYFPDASDYHKAHDFDFWVLEPVRHRYIGGFGAIHWLDQVTLANPFAGAVEASMIAHMNSDHASAIAHYVELCGLPRRVPAELVGIDSEGLHLRIGHAVHWLAFPSICNTPTQVREALVLLARADRWPVYEMNRG, encoded by the coding sequence GTGAGTACCCATGCCATTCGACCCGCTCGGGAGCTGCTGCTCAAGGAATACCGCGGCGTGCTGTCGACCCTGTCCAAGTCCATGCCCGGCTTTCCCTTCGGTTCGGTGGTGCCTTACTGCCTTGATGAGCAAGGGCGGCCGCTGCTCTTGATCAGCCGCATTGCCCAGCACACCCATAACCTGCAGCAAGACCCCAAGTGCTCGCTGCTGGTGGGCGAGCGCGAGGCCGAGGATGTGCAGGCCGTGGGGCGCCTGACGGTGATGGCCGAGGCGCGCAAGCTGGTCGAGTCGGCAGCCATCGAGGCTGCTGCCGACCGCTACTACCGCTACTTCCCCGATGCCAGCGACTACCACAAGGCCCACGACTTCGATTTCTGGGTGCTGGAGCCGGTGCGTCACCGCTACATCGGTGGCTTTGGTGCCATTCACTGGCTCGATCAGGTGACCCTGGCCAACCCCTTCGCGGGCGCGGTCGAGGCCAGCATGATTGCGCACATGAACAGCGATCATGCCAGCGCCATCGCGCATTATGTCGAGCTCTGTGGCCTGCCGCGCCGTGTGCCTGCCGAACTGGTGGGCATCGACAGCGAAGGGCTGCACCTGCGCATCGGCCATGCAGTCCATTGGCTGGCGTTTCCCAGCATTTGCAATACGCCGACACAAGTACGCGAAGCCTTGGTTTTGCTGGCGCGTGCTGACCGCTGGCCGGTTTACGAAATGAATCGGGGTTGA
- the groL gene encoding chaperonin GroEL (60 kDa chaperone family; promotes refolding of misfolded polypeptides especially under stressful conditions; forms two stacked rings of heptamers to form a barrel-shaped 14mer; ends can be capped by GroES; misfolded proteins enter the barrel where they are refolded when GroES binds) — translation MAAKDVKFGDSARKKMLVGVNVLADAVKATLGPKGRNVVLAKSFGAPTITKDGVSVAKEIELKDAFENMGAQLVKEVASKANDAAGDGTTTATVLAQAIVNEGLKAVAAGMNPMDLKRGIDKATSAVVAELKNLSKPCADSKAIAQVGTISANSDNSIGEIIAEAMEKVGKEGVITVEEGSGLENELSVVEGMQFDRGYLSPYFVNKPDTMVAELDSPLLLLVDKKISNIRELLPVLEAVAKAGRPLLIVAEDVEGEALATLVVNNMRGIVKVAAVKAPGFGDRRKAMLQDIAVLTGGQVISEEIGLSLETATLEHLGNAKRVILSKENTTIIDGAGVDGDIEARVKQIRAQIEETSSDYDREKLQERLAKLAGGVAVIKVGAGTEVEMKEKKARVEDALHATRAAVEEGVVPGGGVALVRALAAIADLKGDNEDQNVGIALLRRAVEAPLRQITANAGDEPSVVADKVKQGSGNYGYNAATGEYGDMIEMGILDPAKVTRSALQAAASIGGLMITTEAMVADLPEDKPAGGGMPDMGGMGGMGGMM, via the coding sequence ATGGCTGCTAAAGACGTAAAATTCGGCGATTCCGCTCGCAAGAAAATGCTCGTTGGTGTCAACGTTCTGGCTGACGCGGTAAAAGCGACTCTCGGCCCGAAAGGCCGCAACGTGGTCCTGGCCAAGAGCTTCGGCGCGCCGACCATCACCAAAGACGGTGTTTCGGTCGCCAAGGAAATCGAACTGAAAGACGCCTTCGAGAACATGGGCGCGCAACTGGTCAAGGAAGTCGCTTCCAAGGCCAACGATGCGGCCGGTGACGGCACCACCACCGCCACCGTCCTGGCCCAGGCCATCGTCAACGAAGGCCTGAAGGCTGTCGCTGCCGGCATGAACCCGATGGACCTCAAGCGCGGTATCGACAAGGCCACTTCCGCCGTCGTCGCCGAGCTGAAGAACCTGTCCAAGCCATGCGCCGATTCCAAGGCCATCGCTCAGGTCGGCACCATCTCCGCCAACTCCGACAACTCCATCGGTGAAATCATCGCCGAAGCCATGGAAAAAGTCGGCAAGGAAGGCGTGATCACTGTCGAGGAAGGTTCGGGTCTGGAAAACGAACTGTCCGTCGTCGAAGGCATGCAGTTCGACCGTGGCTACCTGTCGCCGTACTTCGTCAACAAGCCTGACACCATGGTCGCCGAGCTGGACAGCCCGCTGCTGCTGCTGGTCGACAAGAAGATTTCGAACATCCGTGAACTGCTGCCGGTTCTGGAAGCCGTGGCCAAAGCGGGTCGTCCGCTGCTGATCGTCGCCGAAGACGTCGAAGGCGAAGCACTGGCTACCCTGGTGGTCAACAACATGCGCGGCATCGTCAAGGTCGCTGCGGTCAAGGCCCCAGGCTTCGGCGACCGTCGCAAGGCCATGCTGCAGGACATCGCTGTCCTGACTGGCGGCCAGGTCATCTCCGAAGAAATCGGCCTGTCGCTGGAAACCGCTACCCTGGAGCACCTGGGTAACGCCAAGCGCGTGATCCTGTCCAAGGAAAACACCACCATCATCGACGGTGCGGGTGTCGACGGCGACATCGAAGCACGCGTCAAGCAAATCCGTGCGCAGATCGAAGAGACCTCGTCCGACTACGACCGTGAGAAGCTGCAAGAGCGTCTGGCCAAGCTGGCCGGCGGTGTTGCCGTGATCAAGGTCGGTGCTGGCACCGAAGTCGAAATGAAAGAGAAGAAGGCCCGTGTCGAAGACGCCCTGCACGCTACCCGTGCTGCCGTCGAAGAAGGCGTGGTGCCTGGCGGCGGTGTTGCCCTGGTTCGCGCCCTGGCTGCGATCGCCGACCTGAAAGGTGACAACGAAGACCAGAACGTTGGTATCGCACTGCTGCGTCGCGCTGTCGAAGCACCGCTGCGTCAAATCACCGCCAACGCCGGTGACGAGCCGAGCGTGGTGGCCGACAAGGTCAAGCAGGGTTCGGGTAACTACGGCTACAACGCTGCGACTGGCGAGTACGGCGACATGATCGAGATGGGTATTCTGGATCCTGCCAAGGTGACTCGTTCGGCCCTGCAAGCGGCTGCTTCGATCGGTGGTCTGATGATCACTACCGAGGCGATGGTTGCTGATCTGCCGGAAGACAAGCCGGCCGGTGGTGGCATGCCGGATATGGGTGGCATGGGTGGTATGGGCGGCATGATGTAA
- a CDS encoding FxsA family protein — MRAFLLLFLIFPVLELFVFVKVSAAIGFFPALLLIVAGSALGLLVMRIAGLATALRARESLQRGELPAEDMFQGMMLAVGGGLLLLPGFISDVLGLLCLLPFTRHLAARKLRQRAEAQATRQRAFQDDPLHGQPRDGGHRPNVIEGEYERRDQ, encoded by the coding sequence ATGCGTGCTTTTCTATTGCTGTTCCTGATTTTTCCGGTGCTGGAGTTGTTCGTCTTCGTCAAAGTCAGCGCCGCGATTGGCTTCTTCCCAGCCTTGCTGCTGATCGTTGCCGGTTCGGCCCTGGGGCTGCTGGTGATGCGCATCGCGGGCCTGGCCACGGCGCTGCGTGCCCGTGAGAGCCTGCAGCGTGGCGAGTTGCCTGCCGAAGACATGTTCCAGGGCATGATGCTGGCGGTCGGTGGTGGCTTGCTGCTGCTGCCGGGTTTCATCAGCGACGTGCTGGGTCTGCTGTGCTTGCTGCCCTTCACTCGCCATCTGGCGGCGCGCAAACTGCGCCAGCGTGCCGAGGCCCAGGCCACCCGCCAGCGTGCGTTCCAGGATGACCCGCTGCATGGGCAGCCGCGTGATGGCGGTCATCGCCCCAATGTCATCGAGGGCGAGTACGAGCGCCGCGATCAGTAA
- a CDS encoding MGMT family protein yields the protein MLEQSIPHNGAPQVRRTALYVVLDQVPAGKVVSYGQLAEMAGLGRAARWVGRTLGQLPSDTRLPWHRVLGAGGRLSLAPGTPSGDEQRARLRAEGVNVANNRVDMSRHGWRPMEHSG from the coding sequence ATGTTGGAACAATCGATTCCGCACAATGGGGCCCCTCAAGTCCGACGAACGGCACTCTATGTGGTGCTCGATCAAGTGCCCGCAGGCAAGGTGGTCAGCTACGGCCAGTTGGCGGAAATGGCCGGTCTGGGGCGAGCGGCGCGCTGGGTCGGGCGTACCTTGGGCCAGTTGCCGAGCGACACGCGTCTGCCCTGGCACCGCGTGCTGGGCGCCGGCGGACGACTGAGCCTGGCACCGGGCACCCCCTCTGGCGACGAGCAGCGCGCCAGGCTGCGCGCAGAGGGCGTGAATGTCGCCAACAATCGCGTGGATATGTCGCGCCATGGCTGGCGCCCGATGGAGCACAGCGGTTAG
- a CDS encoding mechanosensitive ion channel family protein has protein sequence MDLNAEVDQLVRQSQTWIPLIMAYGSRLLLALLTLAIGWWVTSKISDRLGRLVGLRVADPALQGFIRTLANIALKVMLAISVASMIGIETTSFVAAMGGAVLAIGLALQGSLANFAGGVLILLFRPFRIGDWIEAQGVSGTVDSIQIFHTVLRTGDNKTVILPNGSLSNGIITNTNRQPTRKVVFDVGVDYEADLQKARNVLLELAKDPRVLADPAPVAVVSNLGDSSITVSLRLWTKTSDYWDMMFMLNEQARDRLKAEGIDIPFPQRVVRVVQEAAAQ, from the coding sequence ATGGATTTGAACGCCGAAGTCGACCAACTGGTTCGCCAGTCCCAGACTTGGATTCCCTTGATCATGGCCTACGGCAGCCGCCTGTTGCTGGCGCTGCTCACACTCGCCATCGGCTGGTGGGTCACCAGCAAGATCAGTGACCGCCTGGGACGGCTGGTGGGCTTGCGCGTCGCCGATCCGGCCTTGCAGGGTTTCATTCGCACCCTGGCCAATATCGCCTTGAAAGTGATGCTGGCGATCAGCGTGGCCTCGATGATCGGCATCGAAACCACCTCGTTCGTCGCTGCCATGGGGGGTGCGGTACTGGCCATCGGTCTGGCGCTGCAGGGCAGCCTGGCGAACTTCGCCGGCGGCGTGCTGATCCTGCTGTTCAGACCGTTCCGCATCGGCGACTGGATCGAAGCCCAGGGCGTCAGCGGCACCGTCGACAGCATCCAGATCTTCCATACCGTGCTGCGCACCGGTGACAACAAGACGGTGATCCTGCCCAACGGCAGTCTGTCCAACGGCATCATCACCAACACCAACCGCCAGCCGACGCGCAAGGTGGTGTTCGATGTCGGCGTCGATTACGAAGCCGACCTGCAGAAAGCGCGCAATGTGTTGCTGGAACTGGCCAAGGATCCGCGCGTACTGGCCGATCCTGCGCCGGTGGCGGTGGTGTCGAACCTGGGCGACAGTTCGATCACCGTGTCGTTGCGCCTGTGGACCAAGACCTCCGACTACTGGGACATGATGTTCATGCTCAACGAGCAGGCCCGTGACCGACTCAAGGCCGAAGGCATCGACATCCCGTTCCCGCAGCGGGTGGTTCGCGTGGTGCAGGAGGCGGCTGCGCAATAA
- a CDS encoding AmpG family muropeptide MFS transporter: MPRKTWRAALAAYASPSTLVLLLLGFAAGLPYMLVFSTLSVWLREAGVARETIGYASLIGLAYAFKWVWSPLLDQWRLPVLGGMGRRRSWLLLSQVLVVVGLMGMGLCDPQKHLSWLIALAVLVAFASATQDIAVDAYRLEIADDQRQAALAASYMAGYRVAALLATAGALFFAEWFGSTGFSYLHKAWTGTYVLFGVLMLPALFTTLVMREPAVPLRTQLSAARYGLMHQLASVFVLIILLVSVPASFTQMFNTDWASVVFGNATMLDLLREDRAFLRLILYALLTWACLSSMGRRGLAPVLTPVNDFIVRYRWQALLLLGLIATYRMSDTVMGVMANVFYIDMGFTKDQIASVSKIFGLIMTLVGAGVGGLLIVRFGILPILFIGGIASAATNILFVMLADMGPNLEMLVVTISLDNFSSGMATSAFVAYLSSLTNLKFSATQYALLSSIMLLLPRLIGGYSGVMVEKFGYHNFFIITALLGVPTLILIALHWHQEIKRGKQVEAQTQTSEQP; the protein is encoded by the coding sequence ATGCCCCGTAAAACCTGGCGCGCTGCGCTCGCTGCCTATGCCAGCCCGTCAACGCTGGTGCTGTTGTTGCTCGGCTTTGCCGCTGGCCTGCCCTACATGCTGGTGTTTTCCACGCTCTCGGTGTGGCTGCGCGAAGCGGGAGTCGCCCGCGAAACCATCGGCTACGCCAGCCTGATCGGTCTGGCCTATGCCTTCAAGTGGGTCTGGTCACCGCTGCTGGACCAATGGCGTCTGCCGGTACTGGGCGGCATGGGCCGACGTCGCTCCTGGTTGTTGCTGTCACAAGTGCTGGTGGTGGTGGGGTTGATGGGCATGGGCCTGTGCGACCCGCAGAAGCACCTGTCTTGGCTGATTGCCCTGGCGGTGCTGGTGGCGTTCGCCTCGGCCACCCAGGACATCGCCGTCGATGCCTACCGCCTGGAAATCGCCGACGACCAGCGCCAGGCCGCCTTGGCGGCCAGCTACATGGCCGGCTATCGGGTCGCTGCACTGCTGGCCACCGCAGGCGCGCTGTTCTTCGCCGAGTGGTTCGGCTCCACCGGTTTCAGTTATCTGCACAAAGCCTGGACCGGCACCTATGTCCTGTTCGGCGTGCTCATGCTGCCCGCGCTGTTCACCACCTTGGTGATGCGCGAACCGGCGGTGCCGCTGCGCACCCAACTGTCGGCCGCGCGCTATGGCCTGATGCACCAGTTGGCCTCGGTGTTCGTGCTGATCATCCTGTTGGTGTCGGTACCGGCAAGCTTCACCCAGATGTTCAACACCGACTGGGCCAGCGTGGTGTTCGGCAATGCGACGATGCTCGACCTGCTGCGCGAAGACCGTGCCTTCCTGCGCCTGATCCTCTACGCGCTGCTGACCTGGGCCTGTCTGTCGTCCATGGGCCGGCGTGGCCTGGCGCCGGTGCTGACGCCGGTCAACGACTTCATCGTCCGCTACCGCTGGCAGGCCCTGCTGTTGCTGGGGCTGATCGCTACCTATCGAATGTCGGACACGGTGATGGGCGTGATGGCCAACGTGTTCTACATCGACATGGGCTTCACCAAGGATCAGATCGCCAGCGTGAGCAAGATCTTCGGCCTGATCATGACCTTGGTGGGTGCTGGCGTCGGCGGGCTGCTGATCGTGCGCTTCGGCATCTTGCCGATCCTGTTCATCGGCGGCATCGCCTCGGCGGCCACCAACATCCTGTTCGTGATGTTGGCCGACATGGGACCGAACCTGGAGATGCTGGTGGTGACCATCTCGCTGGACAACTTCAGCTCAGGGATGGCCACCTCGGCCTTCGTCGCCTACCTGTCGAGCCTGACCAACCTGAAGTTCTCTGCCACCCAATACGCGCTGCTGAGCTCGATCATGCTGCTGCTGCCACGCCTGATCGGCGGCTACTCGGGCGTGATGGTGGAGAAGTTCGGTTACCACAACTTCTTCATCATCACCGCCCTGTTGGGCGTGCCGACGCTGATCCTGATTGCCCTGCACTGGCATCAGGAGATCAAACGCGGCAAGCAGGTCGAGGCGCAAACCCAGACGAGCGAGCAGCCCTGA